From a single Spongiibacter taiwanensis genomic region:
- a CDS encoding AMP-binding protein: MPHIHDHAHSMPDKIAMVAPDGQALSWKMLNNASIAFANALNSRGIQPGRVVSLMMENRAEYMVVMWAALRLGLYVTPINWHLKFDEVAHIVEDSDSVLLISSAMHRQLSAKMALPFVDIDEPAMRDLFDSALASEAHIVPEFEQKEGQVMYYSSGTTGKPKGIRRPMVERQFGTPPAVDTFISASYGIDDNTVYLSPAPMYHAAPLNWCLAILRLGGSLITLKKFEPESFLANIERYGVTHTQLVPTMFVRLLSLPDDIRLKYDLSSLKIAVHAAAPCAPEIKHQMLNWWGMIIHEYYGGSESNGVTALGPQEWIDHPGSVGKVVLGNLHICDEQGNELGPNKTGTVYFSGLPDFEYYKDPVKTREAYNERGYSTLGDIGYIDDDGFLYLTDRRAFMIVSGGVNIYPQEIENLLISHPGIADVAVLGLPNPEFGEEVVAVIEPLGAVDSELQFVEEVSAFCRSKLAGFKCPRRIFLQDALPRMPNGKLLKRTIKEQLLAS, from the coding sequence GTGCCTCATATTCACGATCATGCCCACAGTATGCCTGACAAGATAGCGATGGTTGCCCCAGATGGGCAGGCGCTGAGCTGGAAGATGCTAAACAATGCCTCTATCGCATTTGCCAATGCGCTTAATTCTCGCGGAATTCAGCCTGGTCGGGTGGTTTCCTTGATGATGGAGAACCGCGCAGAATACATGGTGGTGATGTGGGCTGCGCTGCGCTTGGGGCTTTACGTTACGCCGATCAATTGGCACCTCAAGTTTGATGAAGTGGCTCATATCGTTGAAGACTCAGACTCAGTATTACTGATCAGCTCGGCCATGCACAGGCAACTCAGTGCGAAAATGGCCTTACCTTTTGTAGATATTGATGAACCCGCGATGCGGGATTTATTTGACAGTGCACTGGCAAGTGAAGCCCACATTGTCCCGGAGTTTGAACAAAAAGAGGGGCAGGTCATGTACTACTCTTCAGGCACAACTGGAAAGCCCAAGGGCATACGTCGGCCCATGGTTGAGCGCCAGTTTGGCACGCCACCAGCGGTCGATACTTTTATCTCAGCGTCCTATGGAATTGATGACAACACAGTTTACCTGTCGCCTGCGCCGATGTATCACGCGGCACCACTCAACTGGTGTTTAGCAATATTACGTTTGGGCGGCTCACTCATTACGTTGAAGAAGTTCGAGCCGGAAAGCTTTCTGGCCAATATCGAGCGCTATGGTGTCACCCACACCCAGTTAGTGCCTACGATGTTCGTGCGGCTTTTGTCTTTGCCAGACGATATTCGGCTGAAGTATGACTTGTCCTCCCTGAAAATAGCTGTGCATGCTGCCGCCCCTTGTGCACCTGAGATCAAGCATCAGATGTTGAACTGGTGGGGCATGATCATCCACGAATACTACGGTGGCAGCGAGAGCAATGGAGTGACCGCGCTAGGACCACAGGAATGGATTGACCATCCCGGGTCAGTAGGCAAGGTCGTGTTGGGTAATTTGCATATCTGTGACGAACAGGGCAATGAGCTTGGGCCTAATAAAACCGGCACCGTCTATTTCTCAGGTCTTCCCGATTTTGAATACTATAAAGACCCCGTGAAAACCCGCGAAGCTTATAATGAAAGGGGTTACTCCACCTTGGGAGATATTGGTTATATCGATGACGATGGCTTCTTATATCTCACCGATCGCCGTGCCTTTATGATCGTTTCCGGTGGGGTAAATATCTATCCTCAAGAGATCGAAAATCTACTAATCTCCCACCCTGGAATAGCAGATGTTGCCGTGTTGGGATTGCCCAATCCCGAGTTTGGAGAAGAGGTGGTTGCCGTGATTGAACCACTCGGCGCCGTCGATTCAGAGCTTCAGTTTGTCGAAGAAGTCTCCGCATTTTGTCGCTCGAAACTGGCAGGCTTTAAATGCCCCCGTCGTATTTTTTTACAGGATGCATTACCGAGAATGCCAAATGGAAAGCTGTTGAAGAGAACGATCAAGGAGCAATTACTCGCATCATGA
- a CDS encoding enoyl-CoA hydratase/isomerase family protein, whose product MTTIIRHFDPQTGVGELRFNRPEVLNAINVVLAKDLERELNDLICVPGLRCLVLKGQGRAFMAGGDVGDFLAAGDNVAEVIRELLASLNPVVMTLRSLSLPVLAVAHGAVAGAGLSLLAACDIVLASEDAKFMMAYDKIGAQPDCGGSALLPLLVGERRATELMFCGAIWNAAQALDYGLINQVCAASALDLRANELARALAVGPTKAFGHYKDLRNSRLNHSFKEHLALEGKLFEQVSESVDFREGILAFTERRAPEFQGD is encoded by the coding sequence ATGACCACAATAATACGCCATTTTGATCCGCAAACCGGTGTGGGAGAGCTACGATTTAATCGCCCTGAGGTGTTAAATGCGATCAATGTAGTGTTGGCAAAAGATCTTGAACGAGAGTTGAATGATTTAATCTGTGTGCCGGGTTTACGCTGCCTCGTTTTGAAGGGACAGGGGCGGGCCTTTATGGCGGGTGGGGATGTCGGTGACTTTCTGGCCGCCGGAGATAATGTGGCCGAGGTTATTCGTGAACTGTTAGCTTCCCTGAACCCCGTTGTGATGACACTTCGTTCGCTGTCGTTGCCGGTGCTGGCCGTTGCCCACGGTGCGGTTGCTGGCGCTGGACTGAGTCTGCTCGCGGCTTGCGATATAGTGCTTGCCAGCGAAGACGCAAAATTTATGATGGCATACGACAAAATTGGTGCCCAACCTGATTGTGGAGGAAGTGCCTTGTTGCCATTGCTGGTCGGTGAGCGTCGCGCCACCGAGCTGATGTTTTGTGGCGCAATCTGGAATGCGGCGCAGGCGCTGGATTATGGATTGATTAACCAGGTTTGCGCTGCTTCAGCGCTTGATTTGCGTGCGAATGAGCTGGCTAGAGCGTTGGCTGTCGGACCAACAAAAGCGTTTGGACATTATAAAGATCTGCGAAATTCACGCTTAAATCATAGTTTCAAAGAGCATCTGGCGCTTGAAGGAAAACTATTTGAACAGGTATCTGAAAGCGTCGATTTTCGAGAAGGAATATTGGCTTTCACGGAACGTAGAGCACCTGAATTCCAAGGGGATTAA